In Chroogloeocystis siderophila 5.2 s.c.1, the DNA window CCGCTTTGACCAGAAATTGCATCATTGCCTGCACCACCGAGAATTGTGTCTCATTGCCGTGTCCAGTGAAAGAGTAAATCGAGCCACTGAAATCAGAAGCATCGATTAAGTTATTGCCACCTAAAGTAAATAGTGTCGCGTTCTCAATTGAGTTAAGCTGATCTGTGCCGTTACCAGTCAGGCTAGTGTCGGTGATGGTATAGTTGACATCGGCTTGCTCAGCAACAACTCGGTCAATACCACTGCCACCAT includes these proteins:
- a CDS encoding calcium-binding protein, with the protein product MAIIIGSPTDGSDNIVADAANDNIDALAGNDTVAGGAGNDTLLGNTGADVLIGGVGNDSIDGGSGIDRVVAEQADVNYTITDTSLTGNGTDQLNSIENATLFTLGGNNLIDASDFSGSIYSFTGHGNETQFSVVQAMMQFLVKAAMTQSMVAVALINILSRAMSTSS